The following proteins are encoded in a genomic region of Corylus avellana chromosome ca4, CavTom2PMs-1.0:
- the LOC132178115 gene encoding uncharacterized protein LOC132178115: MEVQRQIVEIAGILSSQRGALVKGLIDHDTRWWKKNLIEEVFNPKEARVIQAIPISAMNLPDKQVWRGNARGTFSVSSAYYMAKDRVAAHHAKCSVRENLVRRKVTQDPSCPICGMEKELVYHVLWECIATKDVWGASAKFFQKSSFDAHDFLQVSEHFFQTCAGKDLQLFVVTTQKIWFRRNTWIHEGKFAHLNMLVLGSKRAVEELQFLYQGCEETSAVTKEIWQTPAKGWVKLNCDATCDKHKGYMGMGVIIRDHSSQVMAARSTTRLGYFEPTVAEAMSLLHGVSLCKELGFQNLMVEGDAQIVI, encoded by the exons gggAGCACTGGTGAAGGGCCTTATAGACCATGATACACGGTGGTGGAAGAAGAATCTTATTGAGGAGGTATTCAATCCGAAGGAGGCAAGGGTCATTCAAGCTATCCCAATAAGTGCTATGAACCTACCTGACAAGCAAGTGTGGAGAGGCAATGCAAGGGGGACTTTCTCGGTTAGCAGCGCCTATTATATGGCAAAAGACCGTGTAGCTGCTCACCATGCAAAATGCTCAGTGAG GGAGAATCTGGTGCGGCGTAAGGTCACTCAAGATCCCTCATGTCCTATTTGTGGTATGGAGAAGGAATTGGTGTACCATGTATTATGGGAATGCATTGCTACAAAAGACGTGTGGGGGGCTAGTGCAAAATTTTTCCAGAAAAGTAGTTTTGATGCCCACGATTTTCTACAAGTTTCAGAACATTTCTTCCAAACCTGTGCAGGGAAGGACTTGCAGCTCTTTGTCGTTACAACACAGAAAATTTGGTTCAGACGTAACACATGGATACATGAAGGAAAATTCGCTCATCTGAATATGTTGGTTTTAGGTTCCAAGAGAGCTGTAGAGGAGTTGCAGTTTCTGTACCAGGGATGTGAGGAAACTTCTGCCGTGACTAAGGAGATATGGCAGACACCAGCGAAGGGGTGGGTTAAGTTGAACTGTGATGCTACATGTGACAAACACAAGGGTTATATGGGGATGGGTGTGATTATAAGAGATCATAGCAGTCAGGTGATGGCAGCCCGGAGCACCACGAGATTAGGTTACTTTGAACCTACTGTAGCGGAAGCCATGTCTTTACTCCATGGAGTGTCACTTTGTAAGGAGTTGGGTTTCCAAAACCTGATGGTTGAAGGGGATGCTCAGATTGTGATTTAG